A portion of the Cryptomeria japonica chromosome 5, Sugi_1.0, whole genome shotgun sequence genome contains these proteins:
- the LOC131875860 gene encoding probable L-gulonolactone oxidase 4 — protein MRVTVSVAMTTSIIFLVLCVSLQYFCITTLASQATCAPPPAIECKSNACDVFNYQGVWDDRGICKAQNSAWPTSEAELVQAVANAVKNKQRIKVVSKLSHSEPKLVCVGSEGLIISTQNYASVIEVNKTAMTIRVQAGALMSDVLEAAAKEGLALNAMIYWSGVSAAGVISTGAHDSGLVGKGSGVYEYVVAMRLVVPASPSQGYAKVISLTEADEELNAARLSLGTLGAISELTFALQPMYKRSISTVVKDDTDLEYEAESFLRAHEFADINWIPSHGKAVYIPIDRHPVNVPGDGLNSIIGSASSVVDIERKAADYEAIQDRADVEAICSVLINETLDLAINGSGFLNDGKRFTGYPVIGFNHHMQTSGGCQAGRYSVACTPTSILDKNETVCSWDRRIYATLYFGVELRVPVSRLPQVIKDVKRIRDLNPQKLCDMSGIFMRSIKKSDAYLGPKEDVVTLDMMNYRSRVVGTPKWNEDVYEEIEQMIIEKHGGVLHWGKSGGYLFQGLAKRATNLEKFMEVKKKFDSSGLFSNEWTDGLFGIGGGSLEIFRDGCALDKVCKCREDSHCAPQKGYFCKPGKVWKKARVCTKLN, from the exons ATGCGTGTAACTGTGTCAGTTGCGATGACCACATCCATCATTTTCCTGGTCCTGTGTGTGTCGCTGCAGTACTTTTGCATAACAACGTTGGCTTCTCAGGCAACCTGTGCGCCGCCTCCTGCAATTGAATGCAAAAGCAATGCATGCGACGTCTTCAATTACCAAGGCGTTTGGGACGACCGTGGGATTTGTAAAGCTCAGAATTCTGCATGGCCCACATCAGAAGCAGAGCTTGTGCAAGCTGTTGCGAATGCAGTGAAAAACAAGCAACGAATCAAAGTTGTGAGCAAGCTGTCTCACAGTGAGCCAAAACTGGTGTGCGTGGGAAGCGAAGGCCTCATCATATCCACCCAAAACTATGCCTCTGTAATTGAAGTGAATAAGACCGCCATGACAATTAGGGTTCAGGCAGGAGCGCTGATGAGCGACGTTCTGGAGGCGGCCGCCAAGGAAGGGTTGGCTCTGAACGCCATGATTTACTGGAGCGGCGTCTCCGCCGCCGGCGTTATCTCCACCGGCGCCCATGACAGCGGCCTCGTTGGAAAAGGCAGTGGCGTTTATGAGTATGTGGTTGCAATGAGATTAGTTGTTCCTGCTTCTCCCTCCCAAGGCTATGCAAAGGTGATCAGCTTGACAGAAGCAGACGAGGAATTGAATGCTGCCAGATTGTCTCTGGGCACTCTTGGAGCGATTTCCGAACTCACATTCGCTTTGCAGCCAATGTACAAGCGCTCCATTTCGACCGTGGTGAAGGATGACACCGATCTGGAATATGAAGCCGAGAGTTTCCTGAGAGCTCATGAATTTGCAGACATAAACTGGATTCCCTCACACGGGAAGGCGGTTTATATTCCCATTGATCGACACCCAGTCAATGTTCCAGGAGATGGCCTCAACTCTATAATTGGCAGCGCCAGCAGTGTAGTCGACATCGAAAGAAAAGCGGCAGATT ATGAAGCAATCCAAGATAGGGCAGACGTTGAAGCTATATGCAGTGTACTCATAAACGAGACACTTGATCTTGCAATTAATGGTAGCGGCTTTCTCAATGATGGAAAACGCTTTACGGGGTACCCGGTAATAGGATTCAATCACCACATGCAAACGTCTGGTGGCTGCCAAGCAGGAAGATACTCTGTGGCTTGCACTCCCACATCAATTTTAGATAAAAATGAGACCGTCTGTTCCTGGGATCGACGAATATACGCTACCTTATACTTTGGTGTGGAACTAAGAGTGCCTGTATCTCGTTTGCCCCAAGTAATAAAGGATGTGAAGAGGATAAGGGATTTGAATCCTCAAAAATTGTGTGACATGTCAGGAATATTTATGCGCTCTATTAAGAAATCTGATGCGTATTTGGGACCTAAGGAGGATGTGGTGACATTAGACATgatgaattataggtcaagggtggTCGGTACACCCAAGTGGAATGAAGATGTCTATGAAGAGATTGAACAGATGATAATTGAGAAGCATGGTGGCGTGTTACATTGGGGCAAATCAGGGGGTTACCTGTTTCAAGGACTAGCTAAGAGGGCAACTAATTTAGAAAAGTTCATGGAGgtgaagaagaaatttgattcgTCCGGACTATTTTCTAATGAATGGACAGATGGTCTGTTTGGGATCGGGGGAGGAAGTTTAGAGATTTTCAGGGATGGGTGCGCATTGGACAAAGTTTGCAAGTGTAGAGAGGACAGTCATTGTGCTCCCCAAAAAGGGTACTTCTGCAAACCGGGAAAGGTTTGGAAGAAGGCACGTGTTTGCACAAAACTCAATTAA
- the LOC131058815 gene encoding probable L-gulonolactone oxidase 4, whose amino-acid sequence MRVTVSVAMTTSIIFLVLCVSLQYFCITTLASQATCAPPPAIECKSNACDVFNYQGVWDDRGICKAQNSAWPTSEAELVQAVANAVKNKQRIKVVSKLSHSEPKLVCVGSEGLIISTQNYASVIEVNKTAMTIRVQAGALMSDVLEAAAKEGLALNAMIYWSGVSAAGVISTGAHDSGLVGKGSGVYEYVVAMRLVVPASPSQGYAKVISLTEADEELNAARLSLGTLGAISELTFALQPMYKRSISTVVKDDTDLEYEAESFLRAHEFADINWIPSHGKAVYIPIDRHPVNVPGDGLNSIIGSASSVVDIERKAADYEAIQDRADVEAICSVLINETLDLAINGSGFLNDGKRFTGYPVIGFNHHMQTSGGCQAGRYSVACTPTSILDKNETVCSWDRRIYATLYFGVELRVPVSRLPQVIKDVKRIRDLNPQKLCDMSGIFMRSIKKSDAYLGPKEDVVTLDMMNYRSRAVGTPKWNEDVYEEIEQMIIEKHGGVLHWGKSGGYLFQGLAKRATNLEKFMEVKKKFDSSGLFSNEWTDGLFGIGGGSLEIFRDGCALDKVCKCREDSHCAPQKGYFCKPGKVWKKARVCTKLN is encoded by the exons ATGCGTGTAACTGTGTCAGTTGCGATGACCACATCCATCATTTTCCTGGTCCTGTGTGTGTCGCTGCAGTACTTTTGCATAACAACGTTGGCTTCTCAGGCAACCTGTGCGCCGCCTCCTGCAATTGAATGCAAAAGCAATGCATGCGACGTCTTCAATTACCAAGGCGTTTGGGACGACCGTGGGATTTGTAAAGCTCAGAATTCTGCATGGCCCACATCAGAAGCAGAGCTTGTGCAAGCTGTTGCGAATGCAGTGAAAAACAAGCAACGAATCAAAGTTGTGAGCAAGCTGTCTCACAGTGAGCCAAAACTGGTGTGCGTGGGAAGCGAAGGCCTCATCATATCCACCCAAAACTATGCCTCTGTAATTGAAGTGAATAAGACCGCCATGACAATTAGGGTTCAGGCAGGAGCGCTGATGAGCGACGTTCTGGAGGCGGCCGCCAAGGAAGGGTTGGCTCTGAACGCCATGATTTACTGGAGCGGCGTCTCCGCCGCCGGCGTTATCTCCACCGGCGCCCATGACAGCGGCCTCGTTGGAAAAGGCAGTGGCGTTTATGAGTATGTGGTTGCAATGAGATTAGTTGTTCCTGCTTCTCCCTCCCAAGGCTATGCAAAGGTGATCAGCTTGACAGAAGCAGACGAGGAATTGAATGCTGCCAGATTGTCTCTGGGCACTCTTGGAGCGATTTCCGAACTCACATTCGCTTTGCAGCCAATGTACAAGCGCTCCATTTCGACCGTGGTGAAGGATGACACCGATCTGGAATATGAAGCCGAGAGTTTCCTGAGAGCTCATGAATTTGCAGACATAAACTGGATTCCCTCACACGGGAAGGCGGTTTATATTCCCATTGATCGACACCCAGTCAATGTTCCAGGAGATGGCCTCAACTCTATAATTGGCAGCGCCAGCAGTGTAGTCGACATCGAAAGAAAAGCGGCAGATT ATGAAGCAATCCAAGATAGGGCAGACGTTGAAGCTATATGCAGTGTACTCATAAACGAGACACTTGATCTTGCAATTAATGGTAGCGGCTTTCTCAATGATGGAAAACGCTTTACGGGGTACCCGGTAATAGGATTCAATCACCACATGCAAACGTCTGGTGGCTGCCAAGCAGGAAGATACTCTGTGGCTTGCACTCCCACATCAATTTTAGATAAAAATGAGACTGTCTGTTCCTGGGATCGACGAATATACGCTACCTTATACTTTGGTGTGGAACTAAGAGTGCCTGTATCTCGTTTGCCCCAAGTAATAAAGGATGTGAAGAGGATAAGGGATTTGAATCCTCAAAAATTGTGTGACATGTCAGGAATATTTATGCGCTCTATTAAGAAATCTGATGCGTATTTGGGACCTAAGGAGGATGTGGTGACATTAGACATgatgaattataggtcaagggcgGTCGGTACACCCAAGTGGAATGAAGATGTCTATGAAGAGATTGAACAGATGATAATTGAGAAGCATGGTGGCGTGTTACATTGGGGCAAATCAGGGGGTTACCTGTTTCAAGGACTAGCTAAGAGGGCAACTAATTTAGAAAAGTTCATGGAGgtgaagaagaaatttgattcgTCCGGACTATTTTCTAATGAATGGACAGATGGTCTGTTTGGGATCGGGGGAGGAAGTTTAGAGATTTTCAGGGATGGGTGCGCATTGGACAAAGTTTGCAAGTGTAGAGAGGACAGTCATTGTGCTCCCCAAAAAGGGTACTTCTGCAAACCGGGAAAGGTTTGGAAGAAGGCACGTGTTTGCACAAAACTCAATTAA